In Methanofollis aquaemaris, the genomic window ATTCGAGGTCTGCAAAATCCGGATCTTCGGTGAAGAGCCGGTCGTCCGGGGCGGCGTACATCGCCTCTGCGATCCCGCGAATCTCTTCCCAGTAATCCGTCTTCGAGATCTCAGGCAACTCAGGTTTATGTGCTCTGATTGCAAGCGTCTCTTCGCCGCAGCGGAAGATGCACCCGAGCCTGCCGCTTTTCTTGAGTTCGATTCTCCGACGTCCGAAAGTACACCCGCTTCCGATCTGGATTCCGTCGGCAAAACATGACTCCGGCGGTAAATCTGAGCAATAGGCCGCTGCGGAGATCTCCCTGGAGCCTGAAAAAAAGGCGCGGGCGTACCTGCCCACACGGTATCCGAGCACGACATAAGGCCCGAGATGACCATGGAACTTCGCGAGTTCCCGGATGGAATACTCAGGCCAGGAATCGCCGATAGTACAGGCGGTCGAGTTCATGCTTCCCCGTCTTTGCCCGAATCTTCAAGCATCCATCCGAGCCACTGTTTTTCCAGGAGATTCTCCGCAGTCCGGCGGTCCACCCCGTACAACCCCATATAAAAGTCCATGGTCCATTCGGCGAGATCGACATCATCGAACCGATCCGGATGCGCGGCCTTTGCGAGGATCAGGACTTCGAGGGGGTATTCAAGACGTTTGTCGCAGTTGCATGGAGTATATGGCATTGAATACACTCTTTTCTCCTTGACGGCCTTCAGTTCCTGCAAGTCCTGGTAGTATGGCGCGTTGTAGAGTTCCTCGGGCGGGTGGAAACCGTAAGAGGTGCTGAGTACGATGACGTCGGGATCGATCGCAAGAACCTGTTCGGCGCTCACCGTCCTGAAGTACGCCTCGTCGCGATAGGCGTTCTTTGCCGAGACGAGATCTTCGATGAAGCGCGCCTCGATGGTGTCGAGTCCGTAGACGACTCCCGCGCCTCCCTTCGTCCTTGCGGTCGGAGAGAGGCCGAAGACGAGGACGGTGGGCCTGTCGCTTTCCGAAATTCCCTGAGTACGATCGGTGATGAACGCGATCTTTTCCTCAAGGTAAGCACTCATCCTGGATGCTTCGGCCTCTTTGCCGAAGGTCAAGCCGATGATCCTGATCTCGTCCTGGATGGTCGAGACGTCCGCACTCTCGGTGAAGTGGGAACTCTTCAGAACGACGAGCGGGATTCCGAGCGACTCGATCGTATCGATGGTTTTCTGGACATTCTCGTCGTCATACCGCAGGGTGCAGTCCCCGAGGCGTATGATGACAAGGTCTGGGTTGAGTGCGGCGAGCGACTCGTAGTTGATCGCCTGCCCCGACTTCCCGACCAACGGCAGGTCCATCAACTTCGGGTTGAGGTACGAAGCCGTGTTCATTCCGTCTTCGTACACGATAGGAGTCCCTGTCACGCTCGGCCATGTAAAATTGTAGACACGCTGGAGACATGTTGAACCGACGCCGACGATGGTGTCCTCCACCCCGAGCCCGTACATTACTCCTTCGACCATGCCGTCGGAGACCGTGACGACGCGTTTGATATCCGTCGGCACCTGCACCTCGACGCCGCGGGAGTCGACGACGGTGCGGTAACTCTCGTCCCCGGAGTCTCCGGGTTCCGCTGCTGTTCCACCCTGCCCGGAACCGACGCATCCGGCCGAGAGGACCAGCAGCACCGCCAGGAGAAGGGCGGCACTGGCATGGCGTGCATTCCTCTCAGGCACGTATATCACCTCCAATGCGTCGTGAATCGCGGGTCGGT contains:
- a CDS encoding ABC transporter substrate-binding protein, which codes for MPERNARHASAALLLAVLLVLSAGCVGSGQGGTAAEPGDSGDESYRTVVDSRGVEVQVPTDIKRVVTVSDGMVEGVMYGLGVEDTIVGVGSTCLQRVYNFTWPSVTGTPIVYEDGMNTASYLNPKLMDLPLVGKSGQAINYESLAALNPDLVIIRLGDCTLRYDDENVQKTIDTIESLGIPLVVLKSSHFTESADVSTIQDEIRIIGLTFGKEAEASRMSAYLEEKIAFITDRTQGISESDRPTVLVFGLSPTARTKGGAGVVYGLDTIEARFIEDLVSAKNAYRDEAYFRTVSAEQVLAIDPDVIVLSTSYGFHPPEELYNAPYYQDLQELKAVKEKRVYSMPYTPCNCDKRLEYPLEVLILAKAAHPDRFDDVDLAEWTMDFYMGLYGVDRRTAENLLEKQWLGWMLEDSGKDGEA
- a CDS encoding formylmethanofuran dehydrogenase subunit E family protein, translating into MNSTACTIGDSWPEYSIRELAKFHGHLGPYVVLGYRVGRYARAFFSGSREISAAAYCSDLPPESCFADGIQIGSGCTFGRRRIELKKSGRLGCIFRCGEETLAIRAHKPELPEISKTDYWEEIRGIAEAMYAAPDDRLFTEDPDFADLELQGDVL